A genome region from Salvia splendens isolate huo1 chromosome 19, SspV2, whole genome shotgun sequence includes the following:
- the LOC121779617 gene encoding protease Do-like 7 yields MESLGSETALAGMEASMKEDLSMEIDPPFKQSLATAEDWRKALNKVVPAVVVLRTTACRAFDTESAGASYATGFVVDKSRGIILTNRHVVKPGPVVVEAMFVNREEIPVYPIYRDPVHDFGFFRYDPSAIQFLSYDEIPLAPEAACVGLEIRVVGNDSGEKVSILAGTLARLDRDAPHYKKDGYNDFNTFYMQAASGTKGGSSGSPVIDWQGRAVALNAGSKTSSASAFFLPLERVVRALGFLQSGRESIGNTWEAVTIPRGTLQATFIHKGFDETRRLGLGSETEQLVRLASPTGETGMLVVDSVVPGGPAHKHLEPGDVLIRLNGEVSTQFLKMETLLDDNVTNKIELQIERGGKPLTVDLKVQDLHSVTPDYFLEVSGAIIHPLSYQQARNFRFQCGLVYVAEQGYMLFRAGVPRHAIIKKFAGEDIARLDDFIFVLSKLSRGARVPLEYISHTDRHRRKSVLVTVDRQEWYAPPHIYTRNDSTGLWTVKPMLPLDSSLVSRVNFTEQAIANNRVSSCSAEVTQVEHAHQCIGQAPMNGVVSMESSCEQIDDGPHSVDESDAGTKKRRVQDDSTDGVLSPECTLHESREVRLEETGPETETFLRDFQVAGAAAATNTSVAERAIEPTLVMMEVHVPSSCMLDGVHSQHFFGTGLIIYHSKTMGLIAVDKNTAAVSVSDVMLSFAAYPIEIPGEVVFLHPVHNFALVAYDPSALGPGASVVRAAELLPEPALRRGDSVCLVGLSRSLQATSRKSFVTNPSAALNIGSADCPRYRATNMEVIELDTDFGSTFSGVLTDDLGRVQAIWGSFSTQLKYLCNSSEDHQIVRGIPIYTICQTLDKIISGAKEHARLINGVKRHMPLIKLLEVELYPTLLSKARSFGLSDSWIQALVKKDPIRHQVLRVKGCLAGSKAENLLEQGDMVLAINKEPVTCFRDIEDACQELDRCSDNDGKLKITIFRQGREIDLLVGTDVSDGNGTTRVINWCGCIVQEPHSAVRALGYLPEEGHGVYVARWCHGSPVHRYGLYALQWIVEINGKPTPDLDAFVAVTKEIEHGEFVRVRTVHLNGRPRVLTLKQDLHYWPTWELSFNPETAMWRRTTIKTV; encoded by the exons ATGGAGAGTTTGGGATCGGAGACGGCGTTGGCGGGGATGGAGGCGAGCATGAAGGAGGATCTCTCCATGGAGATTGATCCACCCTTCAAGCAGAGCCTCGCCACCGCGGAGGACTGGCGGAAGGCACTCAACAAGGTGGTCCCCGCCGTCGTTGTCCTCCGCACCACCGCCTGCCGCGCATTCGACACCGAGTCCGCCGGCGCGTCGTACGCCACCGGCTTCGTCGTCGACAAGTCCCGCGGAATCATTCTCACGAACCGCCACGTTGTCAAGCCAG GTCCCGTTGTGGTGGAAGCTATGTTTGTGAACCGCGAAGAGATTCCTGTGTATCCGATATATCGAGACCCT GTTCATGATTTTGGCTTCTTCCGTTATGACCCTTCTGCTATACAATTCCTTAGCTATGATGAGATCCCTCTTGCTCCTGAGGCTGCATGTGTGGGGCTTGAAATTCGAGTGGTCGGAAATGATAGTGGCGAAAAG GTCTCTATTTTGGCAGGAACTCTTGCTCGCTTGGATAGAGATGCTCCACACTATAAAAA GGATGGCTACAACGACTTCAATACATTCTACATGCAA GCAGCTTCTGGGACGAAAGGTGGTTCAAGTGGCTCTCCTGTAATTGACTGGCAAGGTAGAGCAGTTGCCTTGAATGCTGGGAGCAAGACATCCAGTGCTTCAGCATTTTTCTTACCTTTGGAAAGA GTTGTGAGAGCCTTAGGATTCTTGCAGAGTGGAAGAGAATCCATTGGCAACACATGGGAGGCTGTCACAATTCCCCGTGGTACGCTTCAG GCTACATTTATTCACAAAGGATTTGATGAGACACGTAGACTTGGTCTCGGAAGTGAAACAGAACAG TTAGTGCGGCTTGCTTCTCCAACTGGGGAAACTGGAATGCTTGTGGTCGACTCGGTG GTGCCAGGTGGTCCAGCCCATAAGCATTTGGAGCCAGGTGATGTGCTAATTAGATTGAATGGGGAG GTGAGTACCCAGTTTCTGAAGATGGAGACATTGCTTGATGATAATGTCACCAATAAAATTGAACTCCAGATTGAAAGGGGTGGCAAACCATTGACTGTAGACTTGAAG GTTCAGGATTTGCACTCGGTCACACCTGACTACTTTCTTGAAGTGAGTGGTGCAATCATACACCCTCTATCTTATCAACAG GCCAGGAACTTCCGTTTCCAGTGTGGTCTTGTATATGTTGCTGAACAAGG GTACATGCTATTCAGAGCTGGAGTTCCACGCCATGCTATTATTAAGAAGTTTGCTGGTGAAGACATAGCAAGACTTGATGACTTCATTTTTGTGCTATCTAAGTTGTCAAGGGGCGCAAGAGTACCATTGGAGTATATCAGTCATACTGATCGTCATCGAAGAAAG TCTGTCCTGGTCACGGTTGATCGCCAAGAATGGTATGCCCCTCCTCATATATACACTCGCAACGACAGTACTGGTTTGTGGACCGTGAAGCCAATGTTACCATTAGACTCTTCACTGGTTTCACGGGTTAATTTCACTGAACAAGCTATAGCAAACAATAGGGTTTCATCTTGCTCTGCTGAGGTTACTCAGGTGGAACATGCACATCAATGCATTGGACAAGCACCAATGAATGGTGTGGTTAGTATGGAATCTAGTTGTGAACAAATTGATGACGGACCACATTCTGTGGATGAATCTGATGCTGGAACCAAAAAAAGGAGGGTGCAGGATGATTCTACAGATGGCGTTTTATCACCTGAATGCACTTTGCATGAATCTCGTGAAGTAAGATTGGAGGAGACTGGACCAGAAACTGAGACATTTCTGAGAGATTTTCAAGTTGCGGGAGCTGCAGCAGCAACCAATACTTCAGTAGCTGAGCGAGCGATTGAGCCCACCCTAGTGATGATGGAG GTTCACGTGCCATCATCTTGTATGCTTGATGGTGTGCACTCGCAGCATTTCTTCGGAACTGGTCTTATCATATATCATTCTAAAACCATGGGACTGATTGCCGTCGACAAAAACACTGCTGCAGTGTCCGTATCTGATGTCATGCTCTCTTTTGCTGCTTATCCAATTGAAATTCCTGGCGAG GTTGTTTTTCTCCATCCCGTGCACAATTTCGCACTTGTTGCATATGACCCTTCCGCTCTTGGTCCTGGTGCTTCAGTAGTTCGAGCTGCTGAACTTCTTCCTG AACCTGCACTACGTCGTGGAGATTCTGTGTGTCTTGTGGGGTTAAGTAGGAGCCTGCAGGCAACTTCTCGGAAATCTTTTGTCACCAATCCTTCTGCTGCTCTGAATATTGGCTCAGCTGACTGTCCAAGATATAGGGCAACCAACATGGAAGTAATTGAGCTCGATACAG ATTTTGGAAGTACATTTTCTGGTGTTCTCACAGACGATCTTGGAAGGGTTCAAGCTATTTGGGGAAGCTTTTCAACACAG CTCAAATATCTTTGTAATTCATCTGAAGACCATCAAATTGTTCGAGGCATTCCAATTTATACAATATGTCAGACACTCGACAAAATAATATCTGGTGCCAAGGAGCATGCTCGTCTCATAAATGGAGTTAAGAGGCACATGCCACTTATTAAATTACTGGAGGTTGAGCTTTATCCCACTTTACTCTCCAAAGCCCGTAGTTTTGGCCTGAGTGACTCTTGGATACAG GCACTGGTGAAGAAAGACCCCATTAGACATCAAGTTTTGAGGGTTAAAGGCTGCTTAGCAGGATCGAAAGCTGAAAATCTACTAGAACAAGGTGACATGGTTTTGGCAATCAATAAAGAACCAGTTACATGTTTCCGAGACATTGAAGATGCTTGCCAAGAACTAGACCGGTGTAGTGACAATGATGGGAAGCTCAAAATAACAATATTTCGTCAG GGTCGTGAAATTGATTTACTGGTGGGGACAGACGTGAGTGATGGAAATGGAACCACACGGGTCATAAATTGGTGTGGTTGTATAGTCCAGGAACCCCATTCGGCTGTACGAGCCCTTGGATATCTGCCTGAAGAAGGTCATGGCGTGTATGTGGCAAG GTGGTGTCATGGAAGTCCTGTCCATCGATATGGTTTATATGCTCTTCAGTGGATTGTAGAAATAAATGGGAAGCCAACTCCCGATTTAGATGCATTTGTTGCCGTGACAAAG GAAATCGAGCATGGGGAGTTTGTTCGTGTAAGAACAGTTCACTTGAATGGAAGGCCAAGGGTACTCACACTGAAGCAGGATTTGCACTACTGGCCGACATGGGAGCTGAGTTTCAACCCTGAAACTGCGATGTGGCGTCGAACGACGATCAAAACGGTCTGA
- the LOC121779888 gene encoding uncharacterized protein LOC121779888 translates to MVPCEEDMMALMRNEQEHSESEISLPKKKKNQDGTSRPACSWVQFSREFIKEYTASHPESSGLKVATKAASDAWKLMSPEEKSKYTNRAREVWDKYLSTTPARIPKPRRQTKLVTRCSPGRLLNVLQRLTLDQKAAVKSMGFGSILNLRCRTLRRSLCLWLLEKFNTVRRSLEICGERIPLTPQDVELVMGFASSGKDVVNSGPDELIAELRKKYNATNRGISVRLLEERLAVPEAGEDFKRSFLLYVLGTLLCPTARLDVSPSFLHFLTDMDTIHQYNWGKFLLDRLVREVARYRQGKQRAVGGCLLFLQLFYYESVAVGEPSELSPAIFPCLSSWGEEEISEREKQERELGSYGCGEVVCKERGLGMGMLGYRTQSDSNHLGVMPPDVENYSLIEQVDYQGGEDQINGGMFTAEENMPINGDEGNTVCVDIEISDPVRAPCRNAQYGCAEIVVYNKRREHEEVCISSPCACPLQKCHYVGSSAQLSEHFSSKHWDSGRRFQYNCPLPVTLNKNEAFLVLQAEKDGILFLLSKGTESIGHTVMITCISPSSSKDQYLYDIVSERGNSCLRLKSYTNNFPGRVEGSPPVDFLLVPFGFVDANGNLDLELCIWNSTDIGAD, encoded by the exons ATGGTTCCATGTGAAGAAGATATGATGGCGCTAATGAGAAATGAACAAGAGCATAGTGAGTCGGAAATCAGTCTgccaaaaaagaagaagaaccaAGATGGAACATCTCGTCCAGCATGTTCTTGGGTGCAATTTAG CCGTGAATTTATAAAGGAGTACACTGCATCCCATCCGGAATCCTCGGGCTTGAAAGTG GCCACAAAAGCTGCATCAGATGCCTGGAAATTGATGAGTCCTGAAGAGAAGTCAAAATACACTAATCGTGCCCGTGAAGTATGGGATAAATACTTGAGCACTACCCCAGCACGTATTCCCAAACCAAGAAGACAA ACCAAACTTGTTACTAGGTGCTCTCCTGGTCGATTATTAAATGTGTTGCAACGGCTCACACTTGACCAAAAAGCTGCTGTAAAGAGCATGGGATTTGGTAGTATCCTCAACCTCAGATGCCGAACTCTGCGACGCAGCCTGTGTCTTTGGTTATTGGAGAAGTTTAATACTGTCCGGCGCAGCTTGGAAATCTGTGGCGAGCGTATACCTTTAACTCCTCAAGATGTTGAATTGGTGATGGGATTTGCGTCGAGTGGGAAGGATGTGGTTAACTCCGGACCTGATGAATTGATTGCTGAATTGCGCAAGAAGTACAATGCTACAAATCGCGGGATTTCTGTCAGACTCCTGGAAGAAAGGTTGGCTGTCCCAGAAGCTGGAGAGGATTTTAAGAGGTCTTTTCTCCTTTATGTGCTGGGCACTCTACTCTGCCCCACGGCGAGGCTGGATGTTAGTCCATCGTTCCTCCATTTTTTGACAGATATGGACACTATCCACCAATATAACTGGGGGAAGTTTTTACTTGATCGGCTAGTTAGAGAAGTAGCTCGCTATCGTCAAGGGAAGCAGCGTGCAGTTGGTGGCTGTCTTCTGTTTCTCCAA CTCTTTTATTATGAGAGCGTGGCTGTTGGAGAACCATCTGAACTGTCCCCTGCTATATTTCCATGCCTATCTTCTTGGGGTGAAGAAGAAATTAGTGAGAGAGAGAAGCAAGAGAGAGAACTTGGCAGTTACGGATGTGGAGAG GTGGTTTGCAAGGAAAGAGGCCTTGGGATGGGAATGCTGGGTTATAGGACCCAATCAGACAGCAATCATCTAGGAGTAATGCCGCCAGATGTTGAAAATTATTCTTTAATTGAACAGGTTGATTATCAG GGTGGAGAAGATCAAATTAATGGGGGCATGTTCACTGCAGAG GAAAATATGCCTATAAATGGTGATGAAGGCAACACCGTCTGTGTTGATATTGAAATTTCCGATCCAGTGAGAGCACCCTGCCGAAATGCTCAGTATGGTTGTGCAGAAATCGTGGTTTACAACAAGAGAAGAGAGCACGAAGAAGTCTGCATCAGTTCACCCTGTGCTTGCCCCCTCCAGAAATGCCATTATGTTGGCTCGTCTGCACAACTGTCGGAGCATTTTAGCAGTAAGCACTGGGACTCCGGAAGACGGTTCCAGTATAACTGCCCTTTACCCGTCACCTTAAACAAGAACGAAGCATTTCTCGTGCTACAAGCCGAGAAAGATGGCATTCTTTTTCTCCTGAGCAAAGGAACGGAGAGTATTGGGCATACAGTCATGATTACTTGCATAAGCCCGAGCTCATCAAAGGACCAGTATCTGTATGATATTGTATCTGAAAGAGGAAATAGCTGTCTCAGACTGAAGTCGTACACGAACAATTTTCCGGGTAGGGTCGAAGGATCGCCCCCTGTGGATTTTCTTTTGGTTCCTTTTGGTTTTGTAGACGCAAATGGCAACCTAGACCTAGAGCTGTGTATATGGAACTCAACTGATATAGGAGCTGATTGA
- the LOC121780118 gene encoding ELL-associated factor 1-like isoform X1 codes for MAGMNNSSEPSTAPQADRWYNLTLGSSFSNHNPSKFCTFRYEFKPASIDKNQRGTLHKSKDNKVAVEFQNIQPGKPKVTFEGTSEDCKDNDAVLFFDGESFRLERLHRAVKRLRHNRMMGESAGPGPGVPSVGMADPSSPPIAKGIKHQPLDKDPYPALPVEVERIEIGDYKISDAKPRVEKTAEIPAAQPNSSNPSPELQIDDQEEEDDLDIMNDDDDDGNPPPHGGTVEVKELDFDINIPHQTDTDDEIGDIDIDVSDNEAGKGPNAENAQAREGQSSSSSSSSGSESSSSGSGSRSSSSSDSDSSDADSVTSI; via the exons atggCAGGGATGAACAATTCGAGTGAACCGAGCACTGCACCCCAAGCTGATCGATGGTACAACCTGACCCTAGGCTCCTCCTTCAGCAATCACAATCCCTCGAAATTCTGCACTTTTCGCT ATGAGTTCAAGCCAGCTTCAATTGATAAGAATCAGCGAGGCACCCTGCACAAGAGCAAGGATAATAAGGTTGCCGTGGAGTTCCAGAATATACAACCTGGGAAGCCTAAGGTAACCTTTGAGGGCACTAGTGAGGATTGCAAGGACAACGATGCTGTTCTTTTCTTTGATGGCGAGTCTTTTCGGTTGGAGCGATTGCACCGTGCTGTCAAGCGATTGAGGCATAATCGGATGATGGGTGAATCTGCAGGGCCAGGACCAGGGGTTCCATCAGTTGGAATGGCAGATCCAAGTTCGCCACCAATTGCGAAAGGGATTAAGCATCAGCCTTTGGACAAGGACCCATATCCTGCTCTGCCT GTTGAAGTTGAACGAATTGAGATTGGAGACTACAAAATCTCGG ATGCAAAGCCTAGAGTGGAGAAGACTGCTGAAATCCCTGCTGCGCAGCCAAACTCATCAAACCCGTCACCGGAGTTGCAGATTGAcgaccaagaggaagaagatgatcTGGATATAATGaatgatgatgacgatgatggCAATCCACCACCTCATGGAGGGACTGTCGAAGTAAAAGAgcttgacttcgacatcaacaTACCACATCAAACTGACACAGATGATGAGATTGGTGATATTGACATTGATGTTAGCGACAACGAAGCTGGTAAGGGACCAAATGCTGAAAATGCACAAGCAAGAGAAGGCCAGAGTTCAAGCTCGAGCAGCAGCAGCGGGAGTGAGAGTAGCAGCAGTGGAAGCGGAAGCAGGAGTAGCAGCAGCAGCGATAGTGATAGCAGCGATGCGGATTCTGTTACCTCCATCTGA
- the LOC121780118 gene encoding ELL-associated factor 1-like isoform X2 — MNNSSEPSTAPQADRWYNLTLGSSFSNHNPSKFCTFRYEFKPASIDKNQRGTLHKSKDNKVAVEFQNIQPGKPKVTFEGTSEDCKDNDAVLFFDGESFRLERLHRAVKRLRHNRMMGESAGPGPGVPSVGMADPSSPPIAKGIKHQPLDKDPYPALPVEVERIEIGDYKISDAKPRVEKTAEIPAAQPNSSNPSPELQIDDQEEEDDLDIMNDDDDDGNPPPHGGTVEVKELDFDINIPHQTDTDDEIGDIDIDVSDNEAGKGPNAENAQAREGQSSSSSSSSGSESSSSGSGSRSSSSSDSDSSDADSVTSI, encoded by the exons ATGAACAATTCGAGTGAACCGAGCACTGCACCCCAAGCTGATCGATGGTACAACCTGACCCTAGGCTCCTCCTTCAGCAATCACAATCCCTCGAAATTCTGCACTTTTCGCT ATGAGTTCAAGCCAGCTTCAATTGATAAGAATCAGCGAGGCACCCTGCACAAGAGCAAGGATAATAAGGTTGCCGTGGAGTTCCAGAATATACAACCTGGGAAGCCTAAGGTAACCTTTGAGGGCACTAGTGAGGATTGCAAGGACAACGATGCTGTTCTTTTCTTTGATGGCGAGTCTTTTCGGTTGGAGCGATTGCACCGTGCTGTCAAGCGATTGAGGCATAATCGGATGATGGGTGAATCTGCAGGGCCAGGACCAGGGGTTCCATCAGTTGGAATGGCAGATCCAAGTTCGCCACCAATTGCGAAAGGGATTAAGCATCAGCCTTTGGACAAGGACCCATATCCTGCTCTGCCT GTTGAAGTTGAACGAATTGAGATTGGAGACTACAAAATCTCGG ATGCAAAGCCTAGAGTGGAGAAGACTGCTGAAATCCCTGCTGCGCAGCCAAACTCATCAAACCCGTCACCGGAGTTGCAGATTGAcgaccaagaggaagaagatgatcTGGATATAATGaatgatgatgacgatgatggCAATCCACCACCTCATGGAGGGACTGTCGAAGTAAAAGAgcttgacttcgacatcaacaTACCACATCAAACTGACACAGATGATGAGATTGGTGATATTGACATTGATGTTAGCGACAACGAAGCTGGTAAGGGACCAAATGCTGAAAATGCACAAGCAAGAGAAGGCCAGAGTTCAAGCTCGAGCAGCAGCAGCGGGAGTGAGAGTAGCAGCAGTGGAAGCGGAAGCAGGAGTAGCAGCAGCAGCGATAGTGATAGCAGCGATGCGGATTCTGTTACCTCCATCTGA